A section of the Castanea sativa cultivar Marrone di Chiusa Pesio chromosome 12, ASM4071231v1 genome encodes:
- the LOC142620367 gene encoding uncharacterized protein LOC142620367 has translation MVNTDDIERRREQWRYYARLRIQREDNESRNIRLARCRANYARQRQQTLGGGHILVGGPTNLNEEDVHSNSTSTNPSLILPNHEVGRSRHLTHICLLPTYPTIMANDFEAGPSHINSNVNNVTERIEGVENIIKQNQGDANREQAVERTKEVENINDQNHGDGYREQGVDNTFDGTAHVINCMRGRYNCAKDFKEGMETIRYQLPQPKTCHFCNARLFHQETSSMCCKDEKISFPNIPICPEFMELICEQTPQGRHFRQYIWFYNNMFAFTSMGVHVDESVASNSSRGIYTFRAQGAIYHRIGSLLPHTPLSVQRLQLYIYDTDLEIQRRMSQSVEAHEDIVRLIQRILDMHNPFVEKFRQLSQSPNLHQCKLLIKEQPLNQPQYCLPSASQVAANIVGGEEAGHLSGREILVQTFGGNLINVQDTAEFYNPLQYPILFPFGTYGWDINTRDANRNKVSCRDYYAYIFQIHDNALSMIWFGGRLSQQYVVDNYVKIETHKLRWFEHNQDSIRADLYQGLQDVFNEGESDTGNVGHRTILPSSFVGSPRDMIQRFQDAMSLVQKFGKPDLFITMTCNPGCEEIQNELLPAQTAQDRPDLLARVFKSKFEELKDDIVVKGVLRRVIVYVQRITIRLSRQRYRVRRNNLNYIKLIKSVKYLYKYVYKGSDRVSMEVRPGPNYDEIDNREFPEHYCWDYKKNIWTRRRSYKKVVGKIYTVSPFDGEKFNLRVLLNHVKGPTGFDDLLTVNGIIYPTFKQAAEQRGLLENDNSIRQCLLEARDI, from the exons ATGGTGAATACCGATGACATAGAACGTCGTCGAGAACAATGGAGATATTATGCTCGCTTGAGAATACAAAGAGAAGACAATGAAAGCAGAAATATTCGATTGGCAAGATGTCGTGCCAACTACGCAAGACAAAGACAACAAACTTTGGGTGGTGGTCACATTTTAGTGGGAGGCCCAACAAATTTGAATGAAGAAGATGTACATTCTAattcaacatcaacaaacccatCATTAATACTGCCTAATCATGAGGTTGGACGAAGTCGTCATCTTACACATATCT gtcTCCTTCCAACCTACCCAACTATAATGGCAAATGATTTTGAGGCTGGACCAAGTCATATAAATTCTAATGTTAATAATG TTACAGAAAGAATTGAAGGagttgaaaatattattaagcAAAACCAAGGGGATGCCAACAGAGAACAAG CTGTAGAAAGAActaaagaagttgaaaatataaatgatcaaaATCATGGGGATGGCTACAGAGAACAAG gtgtTGACAACACATTTGACGGTACTGCACATGTAATAAATTGTATGCGAGGCAGATACAATTGTGCAAAGGATTTTAAAGAAGGTATGGAGACCATTAGGTACCAACTACCACAACCAAAGACATGTCACTTTTGTAATGCCCGTTTGTTCCATCAAGAGACATCCTCGATGTGTTGCAAGGATGAAAAAATATCCTTCCCCAATATACCAATTTGTCCTGAATTTATGGAGCTCATTTGTGAGCAAACACCACAGGGCAGACATTTCAGACAATATATATGGTTTTACAACAACATGTTTGCATTTACCTCAATGGGTGTGCACGTGGATGAAAGCGTGGCCTCAAATAGTAGTCGAGGAATATATACATTTCGTGCCCAAGGTGCCATCTATCATAGAATTGGTAGTCTTTTACCACATACACCTCTAAGTGTGCAGCGTCTACAATTGTATATCTATGACACCGATCTTGAAATACAACGCAGAATGTCTCAATCTGTAGAAGCTCATGAAGATATTGTGCGACTTATTCAAAGGATCTTAGACATGCACAATCCATTTGTGGAGAAATTTCGTCAACTATCTCAAAGTCCAAATTTACATCAATGTAAACTCCTCATTAAAGAACAACCTCTAAACCAACCTCAATATTGCCTTCCCAGTGCTTCCCAAGTGGCAGCTAATATTGTAGGAGGAGAAGAAGCTGGTCATTTAAGTGGCAGAGAAATTTTGGTTCAAACCTTTGGCGGTAATTTGATCAATGTTCAAGATACAGCAGAATTTTATAATCCATTGCAGTACCCAATACTTTTTCCATTTGGAACATATGGATGGGATATCAACACACGTGACGCTAATAGAAATAAAGTGTCATGTCGCGATTATTATGCATACATCTTTCAg ATTCACGACAATGCTCTATCAATGATTTGGTTTGGAGGACGCCTTTCCCAACAGTATGTTGTtgataattatgtaaaaattgaaacacaCAAGCTTAGGTGGTTTGAGCACAATCAAGATTCTATTAGGGCAGATCTGTACCAAGGCCTACAAGATGTTTTCAATGAAGGAGAGAGTGATACTG GAAATGTTGGACATAGAACCATTCTACCTTCATCATTTGTGGGAAGCCCGCGCGATATGATCCAACGATTTCAAGATGCAATGTCATTGGTTCAAAAGTTTGGGAAGCCAGATTTATTCATCACAATGACGTGCAATCCAGGATGTGAAGAAATCCAAAATGAGCTTTTACCTGCACAAACAGCACAAGATCGTCCAGACTTGCTTGCAAGAGTTTTCAAATCGaaatttgaagaattgaaaGATGATATCGTGGTTAAGGGGGTTCTCAGAAGAGTTATTGTATACGTGCAG AGGATTACGATTAGGTTGTCAAGGCAGAGATACCGTGTAAGGAGGAACAACCTCAATTACATAAAGCT TATCAAGAGTGTCAAGTACTTAtataaatatgtgtataaaggCTCAGATCGTGTCTCTATGGAAGTTAGGCCAGGGCCAAATTATGATGAG ATAGACAACAG AGAGTTTCCTGAGCATTATTGTTgggattataaaaaaaatatatggacaCGAAGAAGATCTTATAAAAAAGTAGTGGGTAAGATATATACTGTTTCACCATTTGATGGAGAGAAGTTCAATCTACGTGTTCTTCTTAATCATGTCAAAGGGCCAACAGGATTTGATGATTTATTGACTGTCAATGGGATAATCTATCCAACTTTTAAGCAAGCAGCTGAACAAAGGGGTTTACTAGAGAATGATAACAGCATACGACAGTGTCTGCTTGAGGCAAGAGACATTTGA
- the LOC142620368 gene encoding putative histone H2B.3 — protein sequence MEPTKAEKKPAEKKPMEAEKAPAKAEKKISKEGGSNLKMKKNVKKSIKTYKIYLFKVLKQVHPDIGISSKAMGIMNSFIYDIFEKLAWESS from the coding sequence ATGGAACCCACAAAGGCAGAGAAGAAGCCAGCGGAGAAGAAACCAATGGAGGCGGAGAAAGCTCCGGCGAAGGCCGAGAAGAAGATCTCGAAGGAAGGCGGGAGCaatttgaagatgaagaagaacgTCAAGAAGAGCATCAAGACTTACAAGATCTACCTCTTCAAGGTTCTCAAACAGGTTCACCCCGATATTGGGATTTCGAGCAAGGCTATGGGGATCATGAACAGCTTCATCTACGATATCTTCGAGAAGCTCGCCTGGGAGTCATCGTGA